One Pseudonocardia sediminis DNA window includes the following coding sequences:
- a CDS encoding sensor histidine kinase, translating to MTEPTAPTGSAFPARLRIVAWIMLTVALGLLAVVLTVRSALLTDVENQANENIVQEIDEFATFAERGVDPDTGAPFGSAGRLLPLYLERQFPSGGEVLLGWDRDAARTGTSPLLAQTVDDRFGLREDQGLVRGLVDGPERSGTASVDGREFRWGRTDVDGGPGSGGGAFLVAVFLEPGREAVAEVVELVVVVCLGGLVLTVAIAFVVAGRILAPVRTVARAASRITRTRLGSRIEVRGRDDVAALALTFNAMLDRLQEASRVQRGFSTAAGIRLRDAVAVMGDDTRPAPERRAAGRRAGQILDDLDVLAAGQTPDFVDPRPTDLTRLTGSFAEDARALGGPGWVVTDVAHGTADVDPDRLRDAVARLARNALENCSGVADLRLGTRTTGDDLEIWVADDGPGLTAAQAARVLNRYQDQTSDHAGGVVGGLGLAVVRAVADAHEGSAWVETAPGAGALFGLRVPLRRVVPAGDATTAPVPARAAR from the coding sequence GGCCAACGAGAACATCGTCCAGGAGATCGACGAGTTCGCGACGTTCGCCGAGCGCGGCGTCGACCCGGACACCGGAGCCCCGTTCGGCTCGGCCGGCCGGCTGCTCCCGCTCTACCTGGAACGCCAGTTCCCCAGCGGCGGCGAGGTCCTCCTCGGCTGGGACCGCGACGCCGCGCGGACCGGAACGTCCCCGCTGCTCGCCCAGACCGTCGACGACCGGTTCGGGCTGCGCGAGGACCAGGGCCTGGTGCGCGGCCTCGTCGACGGCCCGGAGCGCTCCGGTACCGCCTCCGTGGACGGCCGGGAGTTCCGCTGGGGCCGGACCGACGTGGACGGCGGGCCGGGCTCCGGCGGCGGCGCGTTCCTCGTGGCGGTGTTCCTCGAGCCCGGCCGCGAGGCGGTCGCCGAGGTCGTCGAGCTCGTGGTCGTCGTGTGCCTGGGCGGGCTCGTCCTGACCGTGGCGATCGCGTTCGTCGTGGCCGGCCGGATCCTGGCCCCGGTCCGCACGGTGGCCCGGGCCGCGAGCCGGATCACCCGGACCCGTCTCGGGTCCCGGATCGAGGTCCGCGGGCGCGACGACGTCGCCGCCCTCGCCCTGACCTTCAACGCGATGCTGGACCGGCTGCAGGAGGCGTCCCGGGTCCAGCGCGGCTTCTCCACCGCCGCCGGCATCCGGCTGCGCGACGCCGTCGCCGTGATGGGCGACGACACCCGCCCGGCCCCGGAGCGGCGGGCGGCCGGCCGTCGCGCCGGGCAGATCCTCGACGACCTCGACGTGCTGGCCGCCGGACAGACCCCGGACTTCGTCGACCCGCGACCGACCGACCTGACCCGGCTCACCGGCTCCTTCGCCGAGGACGCACGCGCCCTCGGCGGACCCGGCTGGGTTGTCACCGACGTCGCGCACGGCACCGCCGACGTCGACCCGGACCGGCTCCGCGACGCCGTCGCGCGTCTGGCCCGCAACGCCCTGGAGAACTGCTCCGGCGTCGCCGACCTGCGCCTGGGCACCCGGACCACCGGCGACGACCTGGAGATCTGGGTCGCCGACGACGGCCCCGGCCTCACCGCGGCGCAGGCCGCCCGGGTGCTGAACCGCTACCAGGACCAGACCTCCGACCACGCCGGCGGCGTGGTCGGAGGTCTCGGGCTCGCCGTCGTGCGGGCCGTCGCCGACGCCCACGAGGGCTCCGCCTGGGTGGAGACGGCGCCCGGAGCCGGGGCCCTGTTCGGACTCCGCGTACCGCTGCGCCGGGTGGTCCCCGCCGGCGACGCGACGACGGCGCCCGTTCCGGCCCGGGCCGCCCGATGA
- a CDS encoding SLC13 family permease: MTAPGPSGTRPERFETRPPGRVARESAPVVPTGRALLRSPALRRGVVAVVALAALVGGLGLAADRVPGPGGPGLSDDGRVTVVVFTVAVSAWVFTRVDDTYVALGAAVALVLTGVLGTDGLFEALGDDTIWLLLSAFVIAAGVTSSGLATRATAYVVSAARTPRSLAHLLTGALVVTTFAIPSTSGRAALALPIFLCLARVFADRPALVRTLALLFPTVILLSAVGSLLGAGAHLVTSEVLVAATGEGVGFVRWLLLGLPLAVVSAHVAAEVVLLLFSSRAERRRPLRVGPADFAAESPTPVTGPLSVAESRAALLLGAVVVLWCSEPLHGIDPAIVALVGALVATSPRYGSVSLPAALRSAPWSLLLFLAATLALGTALTSSGAAAWFAGGLFGGFSGDGAAVAFLAVVVVASTAMHLLVQSRSARSSVLVPIVVALSPAVGVDPVAAAMASTAAAGFCHTLPSSAKPVALFANVTGTDTYTPRDLLRLSTVLAPVSAALVLAFSLLVWPMLGLPYLR; the protein is encoded by the coding sequence ATGACCGCGCCGGGCCCGTCCGGGACACGACCGGAGCGGTTCGAGACGCGCCCGCCGGGCCGGGTGGCGCGGGAGAGCGCGCCGGTGGTGCCGACCGGCCGGGCGCTGCTGCGCTCCCCCGCCCTGCGCCGGGGAGTCGTCGCCGTCGTCGCCCTGGCCGCGCTCGTCGGCGGGCTCGGCCTGGCCGCCGACCGCGTCCCCGGCCCGGGCGGTCCCGGGCTGAGCGACGACGGCCGGGTCACCGTCGTCGTGTTCACCGTCGCGGTGTCGGCGTGGGTGTTCACCCGGGTCGACGACACCTACGTCGCGCTCGGCGCGGCGGTCGCTCTCGTGCTGACCGGGGTGCTCGGGACCGACGGGCTGTTCGAGGCCCTCGGTGACGACACGATCTGGCTGCTGCTCTCGGCGTTCGTGATCGCCGCCGGCGTCACGAGCTCCGGGCTGGCCACCCGGGCCACGGCCTATGTCGTGTCCGCGGCCCGGACCCCGCGCTCGCTGGCACACCTGCTGACCGGCGCCCTGGTCGTCACCACGTTCGCCATCCCGTCGACGTCCGGGCGGGCGGCGCTGGCGTTGCCGATCTTCCTCTGCCTGGCCCGGGTGTTCGCCGACCGGCCCGCGCTGGTGCGCACGCTGGCCCTGCTGTTCCCCACCGTCATCCTGCTCTCCGCGGTCGGGTCGCTGCTCGGGGCCGGAGCGCATCTGGTCACCAGCGAGGTACTGGTCGCCGCGACCGGCGAGGGCGTCGGCTTCGTGCGCTGGCTCCTGCTCGGGCTCCCGCTGGCGGTGGTGTCCGCGCACGTCGCCGCCGAGGTGGTGCTGCTGCTGTTCAGCTCGCGCGCCGAGCGCCGGCGACCGCTGCGCGTGGGCCCGGCCGACTTCGCCGCCGAGTCCCCGACCCCGGTGACCGGCCCGCTGTCGGTGGCCGAGTCGCGTGCCGCGCTGCTGCTGGGGGCGGTCGTGGTGCTGTGGTGCTCGGAGCCGCTGCACGGGATCGACCCGGCGATCGTCGCGCTCGTGGGGGCGCTGGTGGCGACGTCGCCGCGGTACGGGTCGGTGTCGCTGCCGGCCGCGCTGAGGTCGGCACCGTGGTCGTTGCTGCTGTTCCTCGCGGCCACGCTGGCGCTGGGCACCGCGCTCACGTCCTCCGGCGCGGCCGCGTGGTTCGCCGGAGGGCTGTTCGGGGGCTTCTCCGGCGACGGGGCGGCGGTCGCGTTCCTCGCCGTCGTCGTCGTGGCCTCGACGGCGATGCACCTGCTGGTCCAGTCGCGGTCGGCCCGGTCCTCGGTGCTGGTCCCGATCGTGGTGGCACTGTCACCCGCGGTCGGGGTGGACCCGGTCGCCGCCGCCATGGCGTCGACGGCGGCGGCCGGGTTCTGCCACACGCTGCCCTCGTCGGCGAAGCCGGTGGCGTTGTTCGCGAACGTCACCGGCACCGACACCTACACCCCGCGCGACCTGCTCCGGCTGTCCACGGTCCTGGCGCCGGTGTCGGCCGCGCTGGTCCTGGCGTTCAGCCTTCTCGTGTGGCCGATGCTCGGCCTGCCGTACCTCCGGTGA
- a CDS encoding DUF1684 domain-containing protein — MTTVESTDLATAWQQWHDEREQMLTEPHGWLSITALHWLDEHPAQYPDLPGTWRVRDADTVEITAAAADAVDVPGHGALDGTATIAPVDGAPGVMVTVGGLVVEIARRTDGYALRVRDPQAVTLTEFSGVPAFPVQERWVVDGTFTAYPQARRITVDAVVEGLQHFPTAVGEVTFDVDGAAQTLVALAGKESGLSLHFRDATSGETTYGGGRILRTADPADDGRVTLDLNRTVNLPCAFIEHATCPLPPAGNTLAVAVEAGERSPLRPDLG, encoded by the coding sequence ATGACGACCGTCGAGAGCACCGACCTGGCCACCGCCTGGCAGCAGTGGCACGACGAGCGCGAGCAGATGCTCACCGAACCGCACGGCTGGCTCAGCATCACCGCGCTGCACTGGCTCGACGAGCACCCGGCGCAGTACCCGGACCTGCCCGGTACGTGGCGGGTCCGCGACGCCGACACCGTCGAGATCACCGCCGCGGCCGCCGACGCCGTCGACGTCCCCGGGCACGGCGCGCTCGACGGCACGGCCACGATCGCCCCGGTCGACGGCGCCCCCGGCGTGATGGTCACCGTCGGTGGGCTCGTGGTCGAGATTGCCCGGCGCACCGACGGCTACGCGCTGCGCGTCCGCGACCCGCAGGCCGTCACCCTTACCGAGTTCTCCGGCGTGCCCGCGTTCCCGGTGCAGGAGCGCTGGGTCGTCGACGGCACGTTCACCGCCTACCCGCAGGCGCGCCGGATCACCGTCGACGCCGTCGTCGAGGGCCTGCAGCACTTCCCGACCGCGGTCGGCGAGGTGACGTTCGACGTCGACGGCGCGGCCCAGACACTCGTCGCGCTGGCGGGCAAGGAGTCCGGCCTGTCCCTGCACTTCCGGGACGCGACGTCGGGAGAGACCACCTACGGCGGCGGCCGCATCCTGCGCACCGCCGACCCGGCCGACGACGGCCGCGTGACGCTCGACCTGAACCGCACCGTCAACCTGCCGTGCGCGTTCATCGAGCACGCCACCTGCCCGCTCCCGCCGGCCGGCAACACCCTGGCCGTCGCCGTCGAGGCCGGCGAGCGCTCTCCGCTGCGCCCCGACCTGGGCTGA
- a CDS encoding nuclear transport factor 2 family protein: MPELAPVGVEDGRAILDVLARYAQVIDNGDFDELGSVFTPDVVFGGVQGFDAIAERIGAVTPYHPHHTTNSLLGLAPDGTVRAWSKYVIVRTDGTAGSGDYLDTLVRTPQGWRISRRDVHRGNRRDDDPGGASVRTWTFDDWRKVPGAGGVAPGE, from the coding sequence ATGCCTGAGCTGGCCCCGGTCGGTGTCGAGGACGGCCGCGCGATCCTCGACGTCCTCGCCCGCTACGCCCAGGTGATCGACAACGGCGACTTCGACGAGCTCGGCTCCGTGTTCACCCCGGACGTCGTGTTCGGCGGGGTGCAGGGCTTCGACGCGATCGCCGAGCGGATCGGCGCGGTGACGCCGTACCACCCGCACCACACCACGAACAGCCTGCTCGGCCTCGCACCGGACGGCACCGTCCGGGCCTGGAGCAAGTACGTCATCGTCCGGACCGACGGCACCGCCGGCAGCGGCGACTACCTCGACACGCTCGTCCGGACGCCGCAGGGCTGGCGGATCTCCCGGCGCGACGTGCACCGCGGGAACCGGCGCGACGACGACCCGGGCGGCGCGTCCGTGCGCACCTGGACGTTCGACGACTGGCGGAAGGTCCCGGGAGCCGGCGGCGTTGCACCGGGGGAGTAA
- a CDS encoding nuclear transport factor 2 family protein, whose amino-acid sequence MDEHDEKNPAPGVDAATGWEVDQLLSRYVHAIDNGAWDELDALFTPDAEFVALRGTLHGIGEIRDYLRTVEHLPSHHIVNTVLRPGPDGSVHAWSRLITVGFDAGAGTGDYTDLLVPTADGLRIARRRVRLRNRADTAPDGSPWPTATFAVWESDRAAFEGRRDA is encoded by the coding sequence ATGGACGAGCACGACGAGAAGAACCCGGCCCCGGGAGTCGACGCCGCGACCGGCTGGGAGGTCGACCAGCTGCTCTCCCGCTACGTGCACGCGATCGACAACGGCGCCTGGGACGAGCTGGACGCGCTGTTCACCCCGGACGCCGAGTTCGTCGCGCTGCGGGGGACCCTGCACGGGATCGGCGAGATCCGCGACTACCTGCGCACGGTGGAGCACCTGCCGTCGCACCACATCGTCAACACCGTGCTGCGTCCCGGCCCCGACGGCTCCGTGCACGCCTGGAGCCGGCTGATCACCGTCGGGTTCGACGCGGGCGCGGGCACCGGCGACTACACCGACCTGCTCGTCCCCACCGCCGACGGCCTGCGCATCGCCCGCCGTCGGGTGCGGCTGCGCAACCGCGCCGACACCGCACCGGACGGCTCGCCGTGGCCGACGGCGACGTTCGCGGTGTGGGAGTCCGACCGCGCCGCATTCGAGGGACGACGCGATGCCTGA
- a CDS encoding SigE family RNA polymerase sigma factor: MTTCAAAAPELTEAYRRYRPRLLRLALGLVDDPATAEDVVQDVFAGLHRRGDGLRDPDALPGYLRTATLNRARSVLRRRRTERAYVPPHVPDAGSAESMALTAGERRGVAAALHALPPRQRQVLFLRYYGDLSEAQIAETTGISRGSVKSAASRGLRSVSTMLA, from the coding sequence ATGACGACCTGCGCGGCAGCGGCACCCGAGCTCACCGAGGCCTACCGGCGGTACCGGCCCCGGCTGCTGCGTCTCGCGCTCGGGCTGGTCGACGACCCGGCCACCGCCGAGGACGTCGTGCAGGACGTGTTCGCCGGGCTGCACCGCCGTGGCGACGGCCTGCGCGACCCGGACGCGCTGCCCGGCTACCTGCGCACCGCGACGCTCAACCGGGCCCGCTCGGTGCTGCGGCGCCGCAGGACCGAGCGCGCCTACGTGCCCCCGCACGTCCCCGACGCCGGGTCCGCCGAGTCGATGGCGCTCACGGCGGGGGAGCGCCGCGGCGTGGCCGCCGCCCTGCACGCGCTGCCCCCGCGCCAGCGTCAGGTGCTGTTCCTGCGCTACTACGGCGACCTGTCCGAGGCCCAGATCGCCGAGACGACCGGGATCAGCCGGGGCAGCGTGAAGTCCGCGGCCAGCCGTGGCCTGCGCTCGGTGTCGACCATGCTCGCCTGA
- a CDS encoding metal ABC transporter permease — protein MGFVEWILAPLQFDFMLRALLVAVVSGGICAILSCWLTLIGWSLLGDAVSHAVLPGVVLSYIIGIPFAVGAFVFGVGAVGLIGVVRRTSRVKEDAAIGVVFTGLFALGIVLISRTPSDTDLTHILFGNLLGVSDSDIVQVLVMSAVTLAIVLVKRRDLTLFAFDPTHAHAIGLSPRRLEALLLGLLALTVVIALQAVGIVLVVAMLIIPGATAYLLTDRFGSMLAVAAAVSIGSSVVGTYLSFHADLSTGGTIVVAQASAFTLAYLFSPSHGVLGRLITRRTVRATEEQPM, from the coding sequence ATGGGCTTCGTCGAGTGGATCCTCGCGCCGCTGCAGTTCGACTTCATGCTCCGCGCGCTGCTGGTCGCGGTCGTGTCCGGCGGGATCTGCGCGATCCTGTCCTGCTGGCTGACGCTGATCGGCTGGTCGCTGCTGGGCGACGCGGTCTCGCACGCGGTGCTTCCCGGGGTGGTGCTGTCCTACATCATCGGGATCCCGTTCGCGGTCGGCGCGTTCGTGTTCGGCGTCGGCGCGGTGGGGCTGATCGGCGTCGTGCGGCGGACGTCGCGGGTCAAGGAGGACGCCGCGATCGGGGTGGTGTTCACCGGGCTGTTCGCGCTCGGGATCGTGCTGATCTCACGCACCCCGAGCGACACCGACCTGACCCACATCCTGTTCGGCAACCTGCTCGGCGTCTCCGACTCCGACATCGTGCAGGTACTCGTGATGAGCGCGGTGACGCTGGCGATCGTGCTCGTCAAGCGCCGTGACCTGACGCTGTTCGCGTTCGACCCGACGCACGCGCACGCCATCGGGCTGAGCCCCCGGCGGCTGGAGGCGCTGCTGCTCGGACTGCTCGCGCTGACCGTGGTGATCGCGCTGCAGGCGGTCGGGATCGTGCTGGTCGTCGCGATGCTGATCATCCCGGGTGCGACGGCGTACCTGCTCACCGACCGGTTCGGGTCGATGCTGGCGGTCGCGGCGGCGGTGTCGATCGGCTCCTCGGTCGTCGGCACCTACCTGAGCTTCCACGCCGACCTGTCCACCGGCGGCACGATCGTCGTCGCGCAGGCGAGCGCGTTCACGCTGGCTTATCTGTTCTCCCCGAGCCACGGCGTCCTCGGCCGTCTGATCACCCGGCGCACGGTGCGCGCCACGGAGGAACAGCCGATGTGA
- a CDS encoding metal ABC transporter ATP-binding protein has protein sequence MSAQAVTVRGLTVRYGEVLALDDVDLDVAPGRVCGLLGVNGSGKSSLFKALIGTLRPDRGEITLLGRTPSAARKDGSVSYVPQADAVDWAFPVGVTDVVMMGRYGRMGPMRRPRPDDRTAVAEAIERVGLTCLAGRQIGALSGGQRKRAFLARAIAQDASLLLLDEPFSGVDKGSEATIVDLLHALRDEGRTVLVSTHDLASVPALCDEAVLLQRRVVAHGTPEHVLTPDVLAGAFGAPPPPDGTSSAPHRAA, from the coding sequence GTGAGCGCGCAGGCGGTCACCGTGCGCGGCCTGACCGTCCGCTACGGCGAGGTCCTCGCGCTCGACGACGTCGACCTCGACGTGGCGCCGGGGCGGGTCTGCGGGCTGCTCGGCGTGAACGGCTCGGGCAAGTCGTCGCTGTTCAAGGCCCTGATCGGCACCCTGCGACCGGACCGCGGCGAGATCACCCTGCTCGGCCGCACCCCGTCCGCGGCACGGAAGGACGGGTCGGTGTCCTACGTCCCGCAGGCCGACGCGGTCGACTGGGCGTTCCCGGTCGGCGTCACGGACGTGGTGATGATGGGCCGCTACGGGCGGATGGGCCCGATGCGCCGCCCGAGGCCCGACGACCGGACGGCGGTGGCCGAGGCGATCGAGCGGGTCGGGCTCACCTGCCTTGCCGGACGCCAGATCGGCGCCCTGTCCGGCGGGCAGCGCAAGCGGGCGTTCCTCGCCCGGGCGATCGCCCAGGACGCGTCGCTGCTGCTGCTCGACGAGCCGTTCTCCGGCGTCGACAAGGGTTCCGAGGCCACGATCGTCGATCTGCTGCACGCGCTGCGCGACGAGGGCCGCACCGTCCTGGTCTCCACCCACGACCTGGCGAGCGTCCCGGCACTCTGCGACGAGGCCGTGCTGCTGCAGCGACGCGTCGTCGCCCACGGGACCCCGGAGCACGTCCTGACCCCGGACGTCCTGGCCGGCGCGTTCGGCGCGCCCCCGCCACCGGACGGCACGTCCTCGGCACCGCACCGGGCCGCGTGA
- a CDS encoding metal ABC transporter substrate-binding protein: MLLIAGCGTGGTGAADGPPKVLTTFTVIADMAQRVAGDRLVVESITKPGSEIHEYEPTPDDLIRAQDADLVLDNGLGLERWFERFVDRTGARTATLSDGVAPIPIAVGNYQGQPNPHAWMSPQAGEIYVRNIATALSDLDPPNAGVYRANADAYAAELRGVGEQLRRELAALPADQRALVTCEGAFSYLARDAGLAEGYLWPVNADAEGTPQQIAATVGFVRERGVPAVFCESTVNDGAQRQVARETGVRMGPQLYVDSLSQADGPVPTYLDLLTHDARAIVTGLTGRSPA; the protein is encoded by the coding sequence GTGCTGCTCATCGCGGGGTGCGGAACGGGCGGCACGGGCGCCGCGGACGGGCCGCCGAAGGTCCTCACCACGTTCACCGTGATCGCCGACATGGCGCAGCGGGTGGCGGGCGATCGGCTCGTCGTCGAGTCGATCACCAAGCCCGGCTCGGAGATCCACGAGTACGAGCCGACGCCGGACGACCTGATCCGCGCCCAGGACGCCGACCTCGTCCTGGACAACGGTCTGGGCCTCGAGCGGTGGTTCGAGCGGTTCGTCGACCGGACCGGCGCGAGGACTGCGACGCTCAGCGACGGCGTAGCCCCGATCCCGATCGCCGTGGGCAACTACCAGGGCCAGCCCAACCCGCACGCGTGGATGTCGCCGCAGGCCGGGGAGATCTACGTCCGCAACATCGCCACCGCGCTGAGCGACCTGGACCCGCCGAACGCCGGCGTCTACCGGGCCAACGCCGACGCCTATGCCGCCGAGCTGCGCGGTGTCGGCGAGCAGCTCCGCCGCGAGCTCGCGGCCCTGCCCGCCGACCAGCGCGCGCTGGTGACCTGCGAGGGCGCGTTCTCCTACCTGGCCCGCGACGCGGGGCTGGCCGAGGGCTACCTGTGGCCGGTCAACGCCGACGCCGAGGGCACGCCGCAGCAGATCGCGGCGACCGTCGGGTTCGTCCGGGAGCGCGGCGTGCCGGCCGTGTTCTGCGAGTCGACGGTGAACGACGGCGCCCAGCGGCAGGTCGCCCGCGAGACCGGCGTCCGGATGGGCCCGCAGCTCTACGTCGACTCCCTGTCGCAGGCCGACGGCCCGGTGCCCACCTATCTCGACCTGCTGACCCACGACGCCCGGGCGATCGTCACCGGGCTGACCGGCCGGAGCCCGGCGTGA
- a CDS encoding metal-dependent transcriptional regulator — MRPGHDRPSTAVEDYLKAVYVLGEHGGGEVGTSLVAERMGVQASSVSGMVRKLRELDLVEHARYGTIALTAEGRRLALAVVRRHRLIEQLLVTEFGYGWDEVHAEAEALEHVVSDRLVDAIADRLGNPATDPHGDPIPDRAGEVARWDARRLSEMTPGAEGDLVRVDDDTAVLQHLTAHEVGLGDRIGLIRREPFGGPFVVRVGERELQFGPELVDALWVRV; from the coding sequence ATGCGCCCCGGGCACGACCGTCCCTCCACCGCGGTCGAGGACTACCTGAAGGCCGTCTACGTGCTGGGCGAGCACGGGGGCGGCGAGGTCGGGACGTCGCTGGTCGCCGAGCGGATGGGGGTCCAGGCCTCGTCGGTGTCGGGCATGGTGCGCAAGCTGCGCGAGCTGGACCTGGTCGAGCACGCGCGGTACGGGACGATCGCGCTCACCGCCGAGGGCAGGCGCCTCGCGCTGGCCGTCGTCCGCCGGCACCGCCTGATCGAGCAGCTGTTGGTCACCGAGTTCGGCTACGGCTGGGACGAGGTGCACGCCGAGGCCGAGGCCCTCGAGCACGTCGTGTCCGACCGGCTGGTCGACGCCATCGCCGACCGTCTGGGCAACCCGGCGACCGACCCGCACGGCGACCCGATCCCGGACCGCGCCGGCGAGGTGGCGCGGTGGGACGCCCGCCGTCTGTCGGAGATGACGCCGGGCGCCGAGGGCGACCTCGTGCGCGTCGACGACGACACCGCCGTCCTGCAGCACCTGACCGCCCACGAGGTCGGGCTCGGTGACCGGATCGGCCTGATCCGCCGGGAGCCCTTCGGCGGGCCGTTCGTGGTGCGGGTGGGCGAGCGCGAGCTGCAGTTCGGCCCTGAGCTCGTCGACGCACTGTGGGTGCGCGTGTAG
- a CDS encoding ABC transporter ATP-binding protein — translation MDVVLDVQDLRCGYGDVDVLEELSFTVAASEVLCVLGRNGAGKTTLFKSVLGFLPARGGRVLVDGRALSGWGRRELARTVAYVPQAHAAPFPFTVGEVVLMGRTPHLGVAGAPGRADRAVAEESMDRLGVGHLATRPFTEISGGERQLALIARALTQQPRLLMMDEPTSNLDLGNQARVLHEIRDLAAGGLAIVMISHTPDHAFAVASTAALLRPDRTLRVGTPEQVLTEGALGEAFGRPVRVLTGVGEDGATVRACLPVP, via the coding sequence GTGGACGTAGTTCTCGATGTCCAGGACCTGCGGTGCGGCTACGGCGACGTCGACGTGCTGGAGGAGCTCTCGTTCACCGTCGCGGCCTCGGAGGTGCTGTGCGTGCTCGGGCGCAACGGCGCCGGGAAGACGACCCTGTTCAAGTCGGTGCTCGGGTTCCTCCCGGCGCGCGGCGGGCGGGTGCTGGTCGACGGGCGCGCGCTGTCCGGGTGGGGGCGCCGGGAGCTGGCCCGCACCGTCGCCTACGTCCCGCAGGCGCACGCCGCGCCGTTCCCGTTCACGGTCGGCGAGGTGGTGCTGATGGGACGCACCCCGCACCTGGGCGTCGCCGGAGCGCCGGGACGGGCCGACCGGGCCGTGGCGGAGGAGAGCATGGACCGCCTCGGTGTCGGGCACCTGGCCACCCGCCCGTTCACCGAGATCAGCGGCGGCGAGCGGCAGCTGGCGCTGATCGCCCGGGCGCTCACCCAGCAGCCCCGCCTGCTGATGATGGACGAACCGACCTCGAACCTGGACCTGGGCAACCAGGCCCGGGTGCTGCACGAGATCCGCGACCTGGCCGCCGGCGGCCTGGCCATCGTGATGATCTCCCACACCCCCGACCACGCGTTCGCCGTCGCGAGCACCGCCGCGCTGCTGCGTCCCGACCGGACGCTGCGGGTCGGGACGCCGGAGCAGGTCCTCACCGAGGGGGCGCTGGGGGAGGCGTTCGGGCGTCCGGTGCGCGTCCTGACCGGGGTCGGCGAGGACGGCGCGACGGTCCGTGCCTGCCTCCCCGTGCCGTAG
- a CDS encoding FecCD family ABC transporter permease: protein MSAGTERETPAAAGVAADPWRRSRWPVVTILSVALVVAVAVSFAVGVTSYPPATIVEVLVAHLTGRPSTVPRVDDVTIWLVRMPRIVAAVLVGGALAAAGAAYQALFRNPMVSPDLLGASGGAGVGAALGILLSWSSAGVQLSAFVLGLGAVLVTYAVGTVVGRGHESTLTLVLTGIVVSSLCSALISLTKYVADPDDKLPQITFWLLGGLDTVTVRGLVPVLVPVLIGLVPLMVLRWRLNVLAFGDEEAASLGVNPRVVKGFVIVGATLMTAASVSAAGMVGWVGLVIPHAARMLVGPDARRALPVSALLGAIFLLVVDDLVRTLLTTEVPLGILTALVGAPFFLLLLARGRRAWT, encoded by the coding sequence GTGAGCGCCGGGACCGAGCGGGAGACGCCCGCCGCGGCCGGCGTGGCCGCGGACCCGTGGCGTCGCAGCCGATGGCCGGTGGTCACGATCCTGTCGGTGGCGCTGGTGGTGGCCGTCGCGGTGTCGTTCGCGGTGGGCGTCACGTCGTACCCGCCGGCCACGATCGTCGAGGTGCTCGTCGCGCACCTGACCGGCCGTCCGAGCACCGTGCCCCGCGTCGACGACGTCACGATCTGGCTGGTGCGGATGCCGCGGATCGTCGCGGCGGTGCTGGTCGGGGGAGCGCTGGCCGCGGCGGGCGCGGCCTACCAGGCGCTGTTCCGCAACCCGATGGTCTCCCCGGATCTGCTCGGCGCCTCCGGGGGCGCCGGCGTCGGTGCGGCGCTGGGCATCCTGCTGTCCTGGAGCAGCGCCGGGGTGCAGCTCTCGGCGTTCGTGCTCGGCCTGGGCGCGGTGCTGGTGACCTACGCCGTGGGCACCGTGGTGGGCCGCGGCCACGAGTCCACGCTGACGCTGGTGCTCACCGGCATCGTCGTGTCGAGCCTGTGCTCGGCGCTGATCTCGCTCACCAAGTACGTCGCCGACCCGGACGACAAGCTGCCGCAGATCACGTTCTGGCTGCTGGGCGGCCTGGACACGGTGACCGTCCGCGGGCTGGTGCCGGTGCTCGTCCCGGTCCTGATCGGTCTCGTGCCGTTGATGGTGCTGCGCTGGCGGCTCAACGTGCTCGCCTTCGGCGACGAGGAGGCGGCCTCGCTCGGGGTGAACCCACGGGTGGTGAAGGGGTTCGTGATCGTCGGGGCGACGCTGATGACGGCGGCGTCGGTCTCGGCGGCCGGGATGGTCGGCTGGGTCGGCCTGGTGATCCCGCACGCCGCGCGGATGCTGGTCGGGCCGGACGCCCGGCGCGCGCTGCCCGTCTCCGCGCTGCTGGGCGCGATCTTCCTGCTCGTGGTCGACGACCTGGTCCGCACGCTGCTCACGACCGAGGTGCCGCTGGGAATCCTCACCGCGCTCGTCGGGGCACCGTTCTTCCTCCTGCTGCTGGCCAGGGGGCGGCGCGCGTGGACGTAG